The genomic DNA ATGAATTGGTATTTTTGGCAGTGTTGTTCAGATAAATAGTGGCAGTATTTGATCCCAATCCCTCAGCATCATATATTTTATAAGTCACCGGATAATCGAATTGACTGAGATTATTCTTAACTGCAAAATGCAATTTTCCACCATAACATATATTACTGGCATCAGTACCCGGACAAGGACCCTGGCGTTCTGCCGTCATAGTCAACCCAGCTGGTAACTTCTCAATTTGGATTGGAATCTCTTGACCTTGTTTATTTTGATAAAATGCTGGTTTTGCTACAGGTAAAGTAGAGGTTAGACCATCACCATCATCATGGTCATTTTCTAGAGGATTAACCGTTACTTCTAAATTAGAGCTTGAACTAATAGAATAAATATCATCCTTTGCAACAGGAGTAATATTTACAAAGCTTGCCTGTAAAATACCTGAAGACTGCTTGGCTTCACCACCCTTTTCTTTAAGCGTGTATTTACAATAGGCATAATCAGCAGTATTAAGCAATTCACCACTTGTACGATAGATCATGATCTGTTTGAAATCTGCATTCCATTCGCATTTTAAGTCATCTAGTTCACCTTTTAGCACAGCATTACCATCGGTTACGGTGAGTGTACCAATGCCATAAGGCTCAACCTCAACAGTATAGTTATCGGCATTTAAACTCTTGATGCGATAATCTTCACCTGATGTATCACTTACCCGCTCTTCTGCTGGAATCGCCAGTACAAATGGGTCAAAATAAATAGCACGGTATTTTTGGTGCTGCTTGGTATATTTCAACAGATTTTCGTATTGAGCTAATTCCTCTTTGAAATCATTGATTCCGGTTGAGTTTTTAACTCCTTCGTCAATTAATGCCTTAAGTTCATCAATATTGGACTGATAAAATTCCAGTAAACTAATAATCGAGCTATTTTTTAAATCTGTAATATCTATAGCGGATAAATTCATACGTTCAACCGAACCGATATCGCAACTATTCTTTTTGCTTGGTTCAAGTTGTAAAACCGTATCTAAAAAACGGCTTAAACCGCGTTGATCATAATCACTACAACCTGAACGATTAACATCAATTAAATCTGCCGCACTTTGATTATCTCTTGGATAATATAAAGGCAAGAACATATTATAGGCTGATGATTCCGTCATCTTAGACAGTAAGCTAGAAAAACTGGTGCTAGAGACATCTAAATTTTTCGAACTTTCAACCGTGGACTCTAAAGTAATTTCAGGTAACACACATTGATCTGTTCCTGATGCCAAGTTCAAGGCATTATTGCTTGCAACAAAAATCATTTTTTCACTCGGAACACCATTATCCGAGTTATAACGACAGGATTTATCCGAATTATTAAAAGCCAGAATATTGAATGCGAAAACTTTGCTGCCCGATTGATCATATAAAAAGGTGCTGTATGCTGAATTTTCTACGATCGTATTACTAATGGCGGTTAAAGTTGAATAAGGACTAAAACGATCTAAACCGTCAGTCACTGCCCGTAAAATACTACCGCCACTTGAGTTTGCTATATTTTGTGCAATCGTATTCGCAGATAAATTTACCTTTGCAACACCACAAAAATCTAATGCACTCGCACTGGCGATTGAACCATTCTGAATAATACTGCTTTGAGCAATGGTCACCGCAGGTTTGGTATCTCCCAGATTGCCGTAACAGTCCATTGCAATAACACTGCCTTTATTGGCCTGATTCCCTTGAATTAAGCTGTTACTTATCTTGACTTCTTTTTCAATATCTTGCGCAATATTATAAATTGCACCCCCTGCAATATCCGCCTTCGAGTTTAGAATTGCACCCTTATTGAAGCTTAAAGCTCCACCGAGTAATAATGCCCCGCCCCGACCATTTTCAGCATAACCTTTTTCAAGTTGAATATCATTTAGCGTTAGACTGGTTTCACTAATACTGGTATTAAAAATTCTTGAACGATTTTCACCGCTAATAATAGTTTTGATCTGTTCAAATGCAGGATATTTTTGCGTCAGTTTATCTTTTTCATCATAGTTAAAACGTGAAACGCCACTAATCACCAAAGCCGATTCCGGCACGAGTTCTGAACTTAATTTATATGTACCGGCATCTAATTGAATTTTATCTGCTACACCATTAAGCGTATTTCCAGCTGTACACCCCCCATAACCTATATTTTTTTTCGCAGTAATGATTGCTTCACGCAATGAACATGCATTACTGTTTTCACCATTTTCGTCTGCAAACGTCGTGACCTTAATGGTTTTATCCTCCGCTGCCATTAATGACATAGCAGATAAAACCATAATGCAGAGCAATCCTTTTTTATAATTGTGCATTACTTTTTTCCTACTTTTTTATTTCTTATAATGACGCAGACCAATCAGACCTAATAAAGCCAATAAATTCAACAGCCCAAATGCACCACCTGATGTTTTGACGCTCTTGCTATCCATAGCATTACTTTGCTCTTGCACCATATTTGCACTAAGCACCAGATATTTTTTATTTTCATTAAAACGCGTAGAAGATGTAACGACACGCAGTTCAAAAATATCTGCACCGCGCCAACTACCATTTGGCGTGTAAACCAAATTACCATCAATATCTAAAGTCAGTGAACCTTTGCTCTCCGTTAAGGTTTGATCAACATATACACAGCCATCTTGCCATTGTTCACCATTGGGATGTTTGCCCAATAGCGCTTCACATTTTTCTTTCGGATATAAGTCACTGTCACCCAAGTATTGCAAGATATTGATTTTCGCTATTTCACCTACTTTTAAGTCCTGACCAATACGTGCAATGGTCGTGGGTACAATAATCTCAATAGCACCGCGGTCACACCAGCTGTTATCAGTGGTTCTGCTCTTATCGCGCTGATCTAATCCTTCACAGATCACCTGAACATGCTCAGTATCCGAATCGACTCGCCCTTTATTTAAAATGAGCGTGTCAAACATGTTATTTGCGCTAAGTAAAATACGTGGCCGTATATATCCTAAAAAAGTATCTTTTGCTGTTGCATAAGGACAAAGTAAGGCTTCTTGGTCTGCAATGAGTGATTTACAACTGCCCTCGCTACTGTCTCCTGCAAAAAGTTTATTACCAGTCCAAAATTCATTCGGATAATTGGCATCACCACTTCTACATTCAGAAGTAACCAAGTTATTTTGCAAAATACTTTTATCATCACTACTAAATTGGCAATTATTATTTGTTCCATTTGGATTACCAATCAAAATACTGTTAGCCATATAGCCTTGAGCATTTGGTGCTTCAAACTGCACACCTGCAGTATTTGCAACAATAGTCAGATTATTTAAGCCTATTCCATCCCGAATATTAACAACATAGCCTGTATTATTCACAAAGGTACTGTTGGTAATCATATTTATCTTAGAAGGAAAGGTCAGTTTAGAGGGATCTAGAATATTCTTTTCACTAAAAATGTTGGCAGTGCCCGAAGTGGTTTTATTATTTTTAAAAACAACATTCGTGATGGTGAAATTTGGACGTTGACTGTATAAAATACCACCACTCATCGCTTCGTTATTTTCAATCAGACTGTTGCTAATCGATACACGGCTACTATATACATCGGCATCGGTATTCTCACCTACATTATAAATAGCTCCTCCTAAACGCGCTATTCCTCCCGTGAGTTTTACATATTTTAAGACCAAGTTTTCATTATTATATAAAATACCGCCGCGATCAGCACAGACACTCTTTTGACAACCTTCAAAACTGACTTCTTGTATGTTTACTATAATGCGTTCTTTGGCATTATCATCAATATTAAAAACCTGATCTTGGCCTGTCATACGAATAATGGCGTTATTTAAACCGGCAACAGCTGTGTCACTAACATTGGTTTCATAATAAGTTTTCAAATTAAGTGCTGATGTAATATTAATTTTACTTGTCAGCGTATAGACTTTTAATTTATCTAGCAGAATAGTCGAGGTAGAGTTTTCTCCTCCACAGCCATAAAAACCTTCTTTCGGCAACCCCAAATTAACGTATTCTATTGCTTCACGTAATGAGCATTCCTTGTCATCTTTTTTAGTATCTTCAGTCGTATTTACGATAATATCTGCACTATAAGCATGTCCTGCAAAGCATAACATCCCTATACCTATGCTCCGCTTGAGCATATTACTCTCCTTATATTCTTTAATTTTTTTTATTCTTTAGTTGCAATATCCCTGCAACATCGAATTATTTTCCTGTACTTTGTCACAGCTTGAGTAATTACTCAAGATTTTTTATTTTTTACCGATATTCATCGATTAAAGCATAAATTTGTCTTAAATTCGCATGACTAATCTTAGTTTTCTCACCTTTTAATAGCTGAATAAGCTGTTCCAAAGTTTGCAGTAAAACCGAAGTCTGATGAGGCCCATGAGCCAATAAATAATCAATAATCTGCTGGTCAATATGAATTCCCCGACGCGATAACACCGAGTTCACCAATGCATAACGGTCAGCATATAAACTCCCTGAGGGTACCTTGACACTGACTGCCTGAGTCAGGCGGGACTGTAAATCCGGAAGTTCAAGTTTCAATTCAATCGGGGCCATACGGGAAGAAAAAACCAGCTGTCCACCACCTTCATTATTGTAATTAATTAAATGAAAAACTGCTTTTTGCCAATGTGGAACACCGCTGATCGCTTCGATATCATCCAGTGCAACCAGATCATATTGATCTAATGAGCTAATCGCTTCAGTCGGTGCATCCAGCAATTCAAGCAGTGAAACCTGAATTGCAGACTTGCCAATTTCCAGATAGGAATCACAAATAGCAGAAAGCAAATGACTCTTGCCAGATCCTGCACCACCATAGACATAAAAGCGGTTCATTAAACCGGCATGGAGTTGTCGAACTGCATCGATCACATGCCCCCATCCCGGCCCAGAAAAATCGCTAATTCTGGCGTCCAGTTGAGGTTCAATATCGAGTTGCAGTTGACGCATATATGAGTTTTAACCTTAAGGTTCTTTATTATCTATCGATTCAATCTTACTCGATTTTTCAGTCTCTTGCAGATTTTTTGCAGGATGATTTTTGACTTCAATATCAATATCAATCTGTTCGCTTTCAATTGAAACCGACCCTATATCAGTGTTCTCTATCACCACTTGAGGGTGCCCGTAAACACGGCTCTTTTCATAATACTCTCGTGCATGACGTAGCAGTACGACAATGACGGCGGCTACAGGCAAGGCAATCAGCATTCCCAAGAAACCTGCAAGCTGGGCACCTGCCAATACTGCAAACACTACAGCAACTGGTGATAAACCAATTTTATCACCTAACAGGAAAGGTTGCAGAATATAACCTTCTACCATCTGCCCCACCATGAAAACTACAACCACCAAGGCAAGATGGGTCCAGTCCAGACCAAATTGAAATAGTGTGGCGATTACGGCGGCAATGATTCCCACAGCAAAACCCAGATAAGGAATAATACTGGCCAGACCTGCAATCATGCCGATAATCAGACCGACTTCAAGCCCGATCATTTGCAAACCCACTGCATAGACCACGCCCAGCAAAAACATCACCAAAAATTGACCTTTAACAAAAGCACCTAAAACACTGTGACATTCACTGACAATATTCAAAGTTGCCTTTTCATAAGGACGCGGAATCAATCTACGGAAACTGTCCAGCATGCGCTCCCAATCCAGCAGGAAATAGAAAGCAATAATTGGAATTAATATTATTGTTCCACCAATTTGAATAAAATTCAGACCAGACTGGGCAACCTTCAGCACGACCGCCTGAATACTGTCTGCACTGTAATTGGTTTGAATGTAATCCATAATGGCCGAGGACATCTGCTCGGTGTCTATTTCCATCGGCACCAGATTAAATGTATGCGACAACCACGGCAGGAAAGTATAGTTCACCCAGTGCATACCTGCGGGAATACTGGTTTTGGCATACATTAGCTGTTTCCAGACCAGTGGAACCAGATACCACATTGCCCAAGTCAATACGACCCCAATCCCTATAAACACCACACTAATTGACACCCAGCGCGGTAAACCGATACGATGTAACTTATCTACTAAAGGACTAAACAGATAGGCAATTAAAAATGCCCCGATGAAAGGTAATACTACCGGTTTAAGCAGATACACAACCCAAAGGATAAATGCGATTGCTGCAAGTATAAAAATGCGTCGTGAAGTGCGATCGACCATAGAAACTCGCCTTTTTTCGGTTTATTTGTTCTAGACAGTAAAATATTTTAATAAAGATAGCATTTTAGCGCATAAATAACATAAGAGTTTCGTATATTCGGGTATAATCGCGGCGCGAATGCGGAGACTTCATTATGAGCAACTCAACTTCCCCTAACACTGGTTTAAGCTATAAAGATGCGGGTGTCGACATTGAAGCGGGCGACTTACTCGTCGATCGTATCAAATCTGTCGCAAAACGTACTTCTCGTCCTGAAGTCATGGGCGGACTAGGCGGCTTTGGCGCACTTTGTAAAATCCCTAAAGGTTATGAAGAACCTGTTCTCGTATCTGGCACAGATGGTGTTGGTACAAAATTACGTTTGGCATTGAATTTGAACCGTCATGACACGATTGGTCAGGACCTGGTAGCAATGTGTGTCAACGATCTTCTTGTATGTGGTGCAGAACCATTATTCTTCCTCGATTACTATGCAACAGGTCACTTGAATGTTGATGTTGCAGCAAATGTAGTAACAGGTATTGGTGCGGGTTGTGAGCTTGCGGGCTGTGCACTTGTAGGCGGTGAAACTGCTGAAATGCCAGGCATGTATGAAGGCGAAGACTATGACCTTGCTGGTTTCTGCGTAGGTGTAGTTGAGCAAAGCAAAATTATTGATGGCTCTAAAGTTAAAGCGGGTGATGTTTTAGTGGGTGTTGCATCTTCAGGTGCACATTCAAATGGTTACTCTCTTCTTCGTAAAATTCTAGACGTGAAAAATGTTGACCTCACTCAAATTGTTGACGGTCGTCCACTTGCAGATGCTGCAATGGAACCAACACGTATTTATGTGAAGCCAATTCTTGAATTGCTTAAACAGGTTGATGTTCACGCGATGGCACACATCACGGGTGGCGGTTTGCCAGGTAACTTACCTCGCGTACTTCCAAATGGTGCTCAAGCAGTGATTAATGAATCTTCTTGGCAATGGCCGGAACTGTTCAAACTTCTTCAAAAAGAAGGTGGTGTTGAACAATTTGAAATGTACCGCACATTCAACTGTGGCGTAGGTATGGTACTTGCTGTTGATGCAGCAGATGCTGACAAAACTGTTGAGTTGCTAAACCAGCTTGGCGAAAAAGCATGGACCATGGGTCATATCGTCGACAATGCTGAATCTGTTGAAGGTGCAGACGAAAAAATCCGTGTAGTTTTTGCATAAGTACTTCGCATGATTAAAATTGCTGTCCTTGTTTCAGGGAGTGGAAGTAACCTGCAGGCCCTGATTGATGCCAATCTCTCAGGTCAAATTGTCGGGGTCATTTCCAACAAACCTGAAGCATATGCTTTAGAACGTGCTGCAAAAGCGGGCATTCAAACTGCCGTTATTGAACACAAGCAATATCCTAACCGT from Acinetobacter sp. CS-2 includes the following:
- a CDS encoding CSLREA domain-containing protein, producing the protein MHNYKKGLLCIMVLSAMSLMAAEDKTIKVTTFADENGENSNACSLREAIITAKKNIGYGGCTAGNTLNGVADKIQLDAGTYKLSSELVPESALVISGVSRFNYDEKDKLTQKYPAFEQIKTIISGENRSRIFNTSISETSLTLNDIQLEKGYAENGRGGALLLGGALSFNKGAILNSKADIAGGAIYNIAQDIEKEVKISNSLIQGNQANKGSVIAMDCYGNLGDTKPAVTIAQSSIIQNGSIASASALDFCGVAKVNLSANTIAQNIANSSGGSILRAVTDGLDRFSPYSTLTAISNTIVENSAYSTFLYDQSGSKVFAFNILAFNNSDKSCRYNSDNGVPSEKMIFVASNNALNLASGTDQCVLPEITLESTVESSKNLDVSSTSFSSLLSKMTESSAYNMFLPLYYPRDNQSAADLIDVNRSGCSDYDQRGLSRFLDTVLQLEPSKKNSCDIGSVERMNLSAIDITDLKNSSIISLLEFYQSNIDELKALIDEGVKNSTGINDFKEELAQYENLLKYTKQHQKYRAIYFDPFVLAIPAEERVSDTSGEDYRIKSLNADNYTVEVEPYGIGTLTVTDGNAVLKGELDDLKCEWNADFKQIMIYRTSGELLNTADYAYCKYTLKEKGGEAKQSSGILQASFVNITPVAKDDIYSISSSSNLEVTVNPLENDHDDGDGLTSTLPVAKPAFYQNKQGQEIPIQIEKLPAGLTMTAERQGPCPGTDASNICYGGKLHFAVKNNLSQFDYPVTYKIYDAEGLGSNTATIYLNNTAKNTNSSSSGGGSFGVYGVFAILGLTLYRRYRMK
- the rbtA gene encoding rhombotarget A, with the translated sequence MLKRSIGIGMLCFAGHAYSADIIVNTTEDTKKDDKECSLREAIEYVNLGLPKEGFYGCGGENSTSTILLDKLKVYTLTSKINITSALNLKTYYETNVSDTAVAGLNNAIIRMTGQDQVFNIDDNAKERIIVNIQEVSFEGCQKSVCADRGGILYNNENLVLKYVKLTGGIARLGGAIYNVGENTDADVYSSRVSISNSLIENNEAMSGGILYSQRPNFTITNVVFKNNKTTSGTANIFSEKNILDPSKLTFPSKINMITNSTFVNNTGYVVNIRDGIGLNNLTIVANTAGVQFEAPNAQGYMANSILIGNPNGTNNNCQFSSDDKSILQNNLVTSECRSGDANYPNEFWTGNKLFAGDSSEGSCKSLIADQEALLCPYATAKDTFLGYIRPRILLSANNMFDTLILNKGRVDSDTEHVQVICEGLDQRDKSRTTDNSWCDRGAIEIIVPTTIARIGQDLKVGEIAKINILQYLGDSDLYPKEKCEALLGKHPNGEQWQDGCVYVDQTLTESKGSLTLDIDGNLVYTPNGSWRGADIFELRVVTSSTRFNENKKYLVLSANMVQEQSNAMDSKSVKTSGGAFGLLNLLALLGLIGLRHYKK
- the hda gene encoding DnaA regulatory inactivator Hda, giving the protein MRQLQLDIEPQLDARISDFSGPGWGHVIDAVRQLHAGLMNRFYVYGGAGSGKSHLLSAICDSYLEIGKSAIQVSLLELLDAPTEAISSLDQYDLVALDDIEAISGVPHWQKAVFHLINYNNEGGGQLVFSSRMAPIELKLELPDLQSRLTQAVSVKVPSGSLYADRYALVNSVLSRRGIHIDQQIIDYLLAHGPHQTSVLLQTLEQLIQLLKGEKTKISHANLRQIYALIDEYR
- the cxpE gene encoding chloramphenicol efflux transporter CxpE yields the protein MVDRTSRRIFILAAIAFILWVVYLLKPVVLPFIGAFLIAYLFSPLVDKLHRIGLPRWVSISVVFIGIGVVLTWAMWYLVPLVWKQLMYAKTSIPAGMHWVNYTFLPWLSHTFNLVPMEIDTEQMSSAIMDYIQTNYSADSIQAVVLKVAQSGLNFIQIGGTIILIPIIAFYFLLDWERMLDSFRRLIPRPYEKATLNIVSECHSVLGAFVKGQFLVMFLLGVVYAVGLQMIGLEVGLIIGMIAGLASIIPYLGFAVGIIAAVIATLFQFGLDWTHLALVVVVFMVGQMVEGYILQPFLLGDKIGLSPVAVVFAVLAGAQLAGFLGMLIALPVAAVIVVLLRHAREYYEKSRVYGHPQVVIENTDIGSVSIESEQIDIDIEVKNHPAKNLQETEKSSKIESIDNKEP
- the purM gene encoding phosphoribosylformylglycinamidine cyclo-ligase, with protein sequence MSNSTSPNTGLSYKDAGVDIEAGDLLVDRIKSVAKRTSRPEVMGGLGGFGALCKIPKGYEEPVLVSGTDGVGTKLRLALNLNRHDTIGQDLVAMCVNDLLVCGAEPLFFLDYYATGHLNVDVAANVVTGIGAGCELAGCALVGGETAEMPGMYEGEDYDLAGFCVGVVEQSKIIDGSKVKAGDVLVGVASSGAHSNGYSLLRKILDVKNVDLTQIVDGRPLADAAMEPTRIYVKPILELLKQVDVHAMAHITGGGLPGNLPRVLPNGAQAVINESSWQWPELFKLLQKEGGVEQFEMYRTFNCGVGMVLAVDAADADKTVELLNQLGEKAWTMGHIVDNAESVEGADEKIRVVFA